A window of Candidatus Binatia bacterium genomic DNA:
GCGCGCGCAGCGGGCCGCACGGGCGGGGCGGCACGTCGACGTCCTGGCCGAGCAGGACGGCGAGCTTGCCGACGGCTTCGCGGCGCGCGGCGCGGGCGGCGCCGGCCTCGGCACGCGCGTGCGCCGCCGACGCGCGGGCGACCGCGACCTCGAGGATCGCGACGTCGCCCGCGCGATGGCGGCGCTCGGCTGCGCGCTGCAGCTCGTCGGCGCCGCTCGCCGCGTCCTCGGCGACGATCAGGAGCTCTTCCGCCGCACGCGCGCGCAGGAACGCTTCGGCGACCTCGCGCTGCGCCGTGCGCTGCGCGTCGTCGGCGCTCGCCTCCTCGCGCGCGACGTCGGCTGCGGCGGCGTCGATGCGCGCGGCGCGCGCGCCGCCGAGCTCGAACGCCTGGCTCAGCTTGGCGCGCACGTCGGTGGTGTCGCCCTCGTCCGAGAAGCGCGGTCCGGCGTCGGCCTCGATCTCGGGATTCGAGCGCAGCAGCCTGGAAGCGCCGGCGAGCTGCGCGCGCGCCTCGTCGATCCGCGCCCGCGCGGCGAGCACGGACGGCGCGCGCTCGCGCGCGATCTCGAGCGCGCGCTCGAGCGTCATGTCGCAGCTCGCGCCGTGCGCGGGCTGCGCGCAGATGTCGAACACGACGGCCGCGACGGCGGCGGCCGCAAGAGCACGAAGCATGTCTCCCTCGCTGGTCCGGGTCCCGCGCCGCTCGTGTGGGACGTCGGGACGCAAAGAGGATCGTCAGGCGAGGGAGATCGGGACGTGCAGGATCTCGCTCGGCGGCGCGGAGGCGTACTCGGGCGTGGGCTCGGCCGGCGGACAGGTCCGGCAGGCGGGAGCTGGAGCCTCGGTCACCGAGGCGCGCGCCATCGGCCGCGGGTGGAAGCAGCAGCTGCACTCGGTGCACGAGTCGGCGCAGCGCCCGCGCGCGTCGTCGTCGACGCAGCGCTCGCGGCACTCGACGTCGGCGACCAGCTCGAACGCGCCGCTCGCCTGAAAGGCGAACAGCGCGAGCGTCAAGCTCAAAACGAGCCGGGCGACCTTCACGGTAGCGGGAAGTATACGCAGGCGGGCGGGGCCTGGTCAAGCTCCCTCGGCCGTTCCGCGCTCCGGGAGCCGGCGCGAAAGGGGCCCGGGCGCGGGAAAGCGTCTGGACAACTCCCTGGCGTTGGAGAAAACGTTGCGCCCATGCGACCCGGCCCCGCAACGCTCGCTTGCTTGTGCGCCGCGCTCACGGTCGCGGCCTGCTCGGACGCGCAGAATCCGGGCGGATCCGGAGTGCAGAGCTCGCCCCGCGAGTGGCGCATGTACGGCGGCGGCTACGAGCGGACGTTCTTCAATCCGCACGAGACGCTGATCAACAAGGGGACGGTCTCGAAGCTCGTGCCGCTGTGGCGCTTCACGACCGGCGCGGTGGTGACGGCGTCGCCGGTCGTGGCCGAGATCGAGCTGCCGGGCGAGGGCTCGGTGCAGGCGCTCTACGTCCCGTCCTGGGACGGCATCCTCTATGCGCTGCGCACCCACGACGGCTCGCCGATCTGGACGTACCGCTTCAAGCCGCATCCGGGCGCGTCGTACCCGCAGGCGTCGTCCGGCGCGATCGCCGACGTCGACGGGCGGCGGCTGCTCTACGTCGGCAGCGGCATGACCATGTACTGCCTCGACGCGACCACCGGCGAGCTGGTCTGGCAGTTCGACGCGGGCACGGGCTGCGAGGACTGCGACTTCCTCACCGAGCGCAACGAGATCCTGTCCTCGCCCGCGGTGTTCGAGGGGCAGGTCTTTTTTGGCATGGACCTGAACGACTTCGGGCGCGGCAAGGGCGGCTTCTACAGCGTCGACGCGCGTCGCGGCACGCTGCGCTGGTACTTCGACCTCGAGACCGGCGCGACCTGCCGTCCGTTCGCCGACGACGAGGTGCGACGCTACGACGGCTACCACACCGCAGAAGAGCTCGGGCTGCCGAAGGACTTCTTCGCGACCCGCCCGGGCTGCGACCACGACCGCACCGGCACGGCGTGCGGCAACGTCTGGTCGTCGGCGACGATCGACGTCAAGCGCAGACTCGTCTACTCCGCGTCGAGCAACTGCGACACCGACGACGACCCGAGCACGCCCGACCCGCCGCCGCCCATGCCGCCCTTCGACGAGGCGATCTTCGCGCTCACCCTCGACGGCGCGCCGGTCTGGGTCTGGCGTCCGCGCGAGGTCGACAACGACGACCTCGCGATCGGCGGCGTGCCGAACCTCTTCGAGATCGAGATCGGCGGACGCGTGCGCGAGGTGGTGGGCGTCGGCGTCAAGGACGGCACGTACTACGTCCTCGACCGCGACGGCGTGAACGAGATCACCGGACGCGTCGAGCCCTACTGGCAGACGAAGGTCGTGCCGGGCGGCGACATCGGCGGCATCATCGCGAGCGCCGCGGTCGGCGAGGGCAAGGTGCTGTTCAGCACCGCGGTCGGCACCGACATCGCGAACCCGCAGCTCCCGGCCGCGTGGGGCCTGCGCGCGTCGGACGGCGCCGTGCTGTGGAGCAACCCCGACGCGCTGCCGAGCTTCGGCCCGACCACCGCGATTCCCGGCGTCGTCTTCATGGGCTCGATCGGCGGCTCGGTCTTCGCGTACGACTCGGACACCGGCGCGGAGCTCGCGCGCCTCGGCGTCGGCGGCCCTGCGTCGTCGGCGCCGGTCCTGGTCGGCGGCCGGCTCTACGTCGGCTCGGGCACCGGCGCGCGCGGCGGCTCGCCGGCGGAGATCGCGTTCCAGACCTCGCTCATCCCGAGCCCGGTGACCGCGTTCTGCATCGCCGGCACCGACGGCTGCCCCGAGACCGGCTCGTGCGACGACGGCAACACCTGCACGGTCGACGCGCGCGACGCGTCCGGCGCGTGCGAGAACGTCCCGCGCCCGAACGGCAGCGAGTGCACGATCGGCGCGTTCGAAGGCGCGTGCGTGGACGGCGTCTGCATCCTCGACGAGGCGATCTGCGACGACCTGAACCAGTGCACGACGGACGAGTTCGGCGCCGGCGGCTGTCGCTTCGTCGAGCGGCCGGACGGCACGCCGTGCGTGGTGCGCGACGACGCGGGAGTGTGCCAGTCGGGCCGCTGCGTGAAGCTGTGACGGTCGTCGTGCGCTGACGAACGGGACGCTCAGCTCGGCGATTCGCTGGCGAAGACTTCGCCACCGGGTAGGATCGCCGCGGAGCCACCCGATGTCCCCCGCAACGACCGCGGTCGCGAGCGGACTCACGCGACGCCAGGCCGACGAGGTCGTCGTGCTCCTCGCCGCGATGGGCATCGAAGCGGTGGCGGAGGCCGACGACGCGCGCGTGTACGCCGTCTACACCGGCGAGCTCGACGCCGAGCGCGCGCGGGCGCTGATCGCCGAGGAGTATCCGGCCGGCTTCGGGGCGAACGTCGATCGAGAGCAGGCGGCGGCGCGCGCGCAGCGCCACGCGCCGCCCGCGGGCGCGCTGTGGCTGCACCGCGACGTGTGGGCGGTCGCGCTCGTCGCCGCGGTGTGCGTCGGCTGGTTCTGGCTGCTGCACGGCGCAGGACGCGAGGTCACGCGCGCGCGACTCCTCGACTTCGGCGCCGTCACCTGGGACCAGGTGTGGCTCGGCGAGTGGTGGCGGCTCGCGAGCGCCGTCTTCGTCCACTTCGACGGCCCGCACCTCGTCACCAATCTTCTGACGCTCGCGATCCTGGGGCCGCCGCTCGCGCACCTCGTCGGACCGTGGCGCTTCCTGCTGATCTTCGCCTTGACGGGAATTGCGGGCAACGCGTTCAGCCACGTGTTCGCGCCGAGCGCGAGCCTGAAGGGTGGCGCGTCGGGCGGCATCGCGGGCGTGCTCGGCGCGCTCGCGGGGACGTCGCTCGATCCGGCGTGGGGCGGGCGCTTCAAGCGCTGGCAGGTGCTGGGCGCGCTCGCCGCGGTGTACGCGCTGCTGGTCGGCGCGGGGCCGGGAAGCGACAACGCGGCGCACCTCGGCGGGCTGCTCGCGGGCGTCGCGCTCGGACGCCTGCTCGCGCCGCGCTTGGCGCATCCGCAGCGTGATGCGAGCGCCTCGTCCGAGGCGTCCTCGCCGACGATCGATCCGAGGGCTCCCTCACGGGAGCAGGGCGCACGAACGGAGCACGACGCGCGACCCGAGTGAGGCGCGCGCGCCGCGTAGCTCGAAGCGCGACTCAGGACGTGCGTCTCACGCGAACGCCGGCATCACGCGCTCGACGAACAGCTCGAGCTGCTCGAGCTCGAACGGCGCCCGCAGCGCGAGGATCACCCACTCGGCGCCCGCGCGCTGGTACTCGCCGATGCGGTCGATCACCTGCTGCGGCGTGCCGATCAGCATGCTCGGACGGATGTACGGGAAGAGGCTCCCGAACTGGGCCGCGAGCTTCTCCTCGACGCGCGCGAGCTCGCTCTCGCGCTCGACGATCGCCGGACCGAGGTTGACGGTGCGCAGGATCGAGCGCGGGTCGCGCTTCTCGCGCTCGCACCAGCGGTCGAGCACCTCGCGCTTCTGCGCGAAGACCTCGGGCGCGACGAACGGGATGTTCCAGCCGTCGGCGTAGCGCGCGACCAGACGCAGCAGCCGCTTCTCGCCGCCGCCGCCGATCCAGATGCGCGGCCGCGCCTGCACGGGCTTCGGCGCCGAGTACGCGTCGGTGACGCGGTAGTACTTGCCCGCGAACGTCGTGCGCTCGTTCTCGAACATGCTGCGCACGATCTGCACGCCTTCCTCGAGCTGGTCGAGGCGGTCCTTGATCGGCAGGAACGGGATGCCGAAGGCGTCGAACTCCTGCTGGTGCCAGCCGGCGCCGAGGCCGCACTCCATGCGTCCGCCGCTCACGTGGTCGATGGTCGCGAGCGCCTTCGCGAGCACCGCCGGGTGGCGGTAGGGCACGCAGTAGACCAGGCAGCCGACACGGACGTTGCGCGTCTCGCAGGCGAGCGCCGTGTGCGCCGCGACCGCTTCCAAGCAGGGGCCGTCGAGGTCGGTGAACTGCGCCGGGTAGAAGTGGTCCCAGACCGAGACCCAGTGGAAGCCGCGCTCGTCGGCGAAGCGCCAGAGCGTGCGCAGCTCGTCGAGCGTGCACAGTTGCGGACCGGTGTGGATGCCGAACTTCATGTCGCGTCTGCCCTGGCGAACGGCTGAAGAAACGCCTTCCGAACGCCGATGTATGAGCGTGAAATCAGGGCCGGGAGAGCAACGCAAGCGCACGGACGTCCTGCTCGCGCTGCTGCTGTGTCTCGCGGTCGCCTGGTGGTTCGCGCCGCTGCTCGCGGGGCGCGCGATCGTCGCCGAGCCGGACATGCTCGCGGCGCTGCTGCCGCTGAAGTCGTTCCTCGCGCGCGCGATCGCCGAGGGCCGGTGGCCGCTGTGGAACCCCGACGCGGCGCTCGGCAAGCCGTTCCTCGCCGATCTGCTCGCGGGCGCGCTCTACCCGGGCAACCTGCTGCTCGCCGTGCCGCCGTTCTGGCGCGGGCTGAACTTGCTCTTCGTCGCACACTACGCGTTCACCGCGCTCGGCGCCTGGCTGCTGCTGCGCGTGTGGAGCTTGCCGCGGAGCGCGGCGCTGCTGGGGGCCGTGGTGTGGACCTTCGGCGGCACCATGGTGTCGCTCGGCAACGTGCTGAACCAGCTTCTGTCCGCCGCGTGGCTGCCGTGGATCCTGTGGGCGTGGCTCCGGCCGCGCGCGCTCGGCGTCAAGATCGCGCTCTCGTCGCTCGCGATGGGCATGGCGCTGCTCGCCGGTGGGCCGGAGATGGTGCTGGTGTCGGCGGCGGCGCTGGTGCTCACGAGCCGACATCCTGCGAGCCTCGTCGTGCCGCCGCTCGCGTTCGCCCTCGCGGCCGTCGAGCTGCTGCCGTTCGGTCACTACTTGACGGAGACCTGGCGCGGCACGTTCGGCTTCGACCCCGCGACCGCGATGCGCTACTCGGTGCCGCCGATCGACCTCGCGCAGCTCGCGCTCGCCTGGTGGCCGCCGTCGCCCGAGCGCTTCATGCCGCAGATCTACGTCGGGCCCGCGGTGCTCGCGCTCGCCGTCGCGGGCCTGCTCGCGTCGCGCACGGGACGTCTCTACTGGGCGCCCGTCGCGCTCGGCGCGCTGCTCGTCGTGATGGGCTCGCACACACCGGTCTATCCGTTCCTCCACGCGCACGTGCCGCTGTCGAATCTGCTGCGCTATCCCGAGAAGCTCTTCCTCGGCGTGCACGCGCTGCTCGCCGTGGGAGCCGCGTTCGGGCTCGCGGCGCTGCTCGCGGTCGCGCGGCGCCATGGTCGCGCGCGGCTCGCGACGCTGGCGAGCGTCGTGGTCGTCGCGGGCGTGTTCTTCGACCTCGCGCGCGCGAATCGCGACGTCCTCTACGCGCCGCAGCCGGCCGCGATCCTCGACCCGCCTGCCGTGGCGCGCGCGATCCTCGCGGACACCTCCACGCGTCAAGCAAGCAATGCTTCAGATGAGAGCGGAGCGGCGGTCGTCGGCGCGCCGCGCATCTACGCCAACCCGACCGGACGCTACATTCCGCGCTCGCTCGCCGCGGCGGTGGCGATCGATCGCAACCTGCCGTGGGGCGCGGTCGCCGAGCTCTACGGCCTCGCCAACGTCAACTCGCCGAGCTCGCTGAACCTCGTCAAGCACGAGCACCTGCACGAGATGCTCGCCGCCGTGCCGCGCGATCAGGCGCTGCGCGTGCTGGCCGCGCTCGGCACCGAGTACGTGACGAGCTTCGTCTGGCTCGATGGCACGCCCGGCCTGCGTCCGCTCGACGTCGAGGGCGAGTCGCTCGGCGTGCGCGCGTACGCCTTCGAGGATGCGCGGCCGCGCGCGTTCGTCGCGCAGCGCATCGAGATCGCGCCCGACGCGGAGCGCGCGCTCGAGCGCTTCGTCGCGCTCGCCGGCGAGGGCGCGGCGGACGTCGCGGTGCTGACGGCGCAAGGCGCGCGCTCGCTCGGCCTGCCCACGGCGTCCGCGATGGGAGCGGGCATGGGTGACGGCGCGGCGCGGGCCGCCGTGCGCCTGGTCGCGGATCGGCAGAGCGAGCTCGTCCTCGACGTCGATCTCGCCGACGACGGGTTGCTGGTCGTGAACGACACCTTCCTCGGCGGCTGGCGCGCGTCGGTCGACGGCGTCGAGGCGTCGATCGTCGAGGTGAACGGCCTCGTGCGCGGCGTCTGGCTGCGCGCGGGCGCGCACCGCGTCGTCCTGCGCTACCTGCCGCCGGGACTCCTCGCGGGTGCCGCCGTGACGCTGCTCGCGCTCGCGGCGCTCGGCGCGCTTGCGTGGCACGGGCGTCGCAGCGTCGCGCTCGCGCGGGCGGGCGCGCCAGCGCGCGGAGACGTCGCTGCGCCACACGAAGCGACCCCGCACGAAGCTTCTCCGGCCGTCGAGCCGGGCCGCCCGGAGCTTCCGGCGCCGAGCCGCTGAGCTGCGAGCTCGCGAGGGGAGGGCGGCCGCCGGTCGCCGCGGCGCTCGCCGGCGTCGGGCGTCGATGGTTGCCGCCCGCCCACGTGCGGACAGGACACGGCCGACGGCGAAACTTGAGATTGTCGTGCGGCGACGCGAATCCTGATTCCGTCGCTCCGCCCAGTGCGCTTCCACGACCCGCAAGAGATCGATCGTCCGGCATCGCGGCGCAGCGAGGCGAGAACGCGATGCTCGCCGCGCGGCTCGAGGAGCTCAGCGCGCGGCTCGAACGGATCGAGGCCGCGGCTTCCCCGCCGTCGCCCCAGCAAGTCGCGCAGCTGCGCTAGGAGCGCGCCAGCGCCGAGCGGCGCAGGGTGCCCCGCGGCGTTCCGCGCTTGCCGCAGCGCTCGCGCGCGACGTCGCCGTGCGCGCACACGCGGGCGCGCGCACGTCCGTCAGAGCGACAGCGTCGCAGCGGCCTGGCGCGGGTCGTGCCGTTCGTCGCGGCCCGTCACCGCGTCGCGCGCCTCCTCCGCGTTCACCGCGAACATCGGGAAGTACGACGCGACCCGGTCGTGGATGCAGTCCTCGGCGAAGTCGCCGATGTCCGCCCACGCGCAGGTCTCGCGCTCGAGCGGCGGCATCCAGCCCGTCGCCTCGGCGTGCTCGATCGCCTCGAGACCCTCGTCGAGCCGCGCGCCGTGCGTGTGCACGTAGACGTGGTGGTTGATGCACTCGATCGCGCGCAGCAGCGTCGTCTTCATGCCGCGCCGCCAGCCGGCGGTCGCGAGCACGCCCTGACGGCCGAGCGCCTTGACGGTGGCGCGGAACACCGGCGCGCCGACGTGGTCGAGGAAGATCGCGACGTCGCGGCCGCCGCCCGCCGTGCGCAACGCGTCGAGGAACGCTTCCTCCGAGCGCTTGTAGGCCTTGCGGTAGTCGCCGTCCGCGGCGTAGCGCGCCTCGTCGAACTCGAGGTCGGGGAACTCGCGCCGGTCGATCGGCTCGATGCCGAGCTGGCGGATGCGCGTCAGACGCTCGGGGCGTGACGCGATCATCGCGACGCGACAACCTTGCTGGCGTGCGAGCAGGAGCTCCGCGAGCGTCACGCCGCCGCCCCAGCCGACGACGAAGGGCTCGGGACACATCCGCTCCGTCATCTGCAGACGATAGGCGCCGTAGGCGAGCCGCCAGTTCGCCCACGCGGTCGGGAAGCGCAGCGAGAACGCCGCCCAGTCGCGCGGCGACCAGGCCGAGTCGCGCAGGATGTGGAGCAGGTTCTCGCGCCGCAGAACCAGGCGACGCGCGAGCACGCCGACCGTGCCGGGCGCGTCGTACGCGTACGCCTGGATCATGAAGCCGTGCTCGTCCTGCGTGCCGCTCGCGTTCAGGACCGCGACGTCGCCGGGGCGCACGTTGCGCACCGCGCGTCCGACCTCGAGGACGCGCATCGTGCCGGCGTTGCCGAGCACGATCCTGTCCTCGCCGCGCATCGCGCAGACGTCGATCGGGTCGCGCAGCACGGCGTGCGTCATGTTGCCTTCCCAGCAGCCGTAGAGCGGCTCCACGAGGATCCCGTCGTCGCCGAGATCGGGCAGCGTGATGGTCTCGAGCGAGAGCCGCCCCGGACCGCGCTCGTCCGGTCGCGCACGGTGCAGCACCCAGGCTTCGGTTTCGATCGGCATGGTTCCGTCCTCAGGCGGCGCGCTCGCGCGCGCGCGGCGCCACCTCGGCGAGGAAGCGCTCGAGCTCGGGTGCGATGCTCGGCGTGTCGCGCAGGAACGCGGCGTGCCCGATCGGGTTCGACAGCGTGACGTGACGCGACTCGACGCCGTTCTCGCGCAGCGCCGCGTCGATCTCGGCGATCTCGTTCGGCGGGTAGCGCCAGTCCTGCGCGAAGCCGAGCAGCAGCGCGCGACCGCGGAAGCCGGCGAGCGCTTCGGCGAGGCTCGCGCGGCCGCGCGAGAGGTCGAAGTAGTCGTTGGCGCGCGCGAGGTAGAGCAGCGCGTTCGCGTCGAGCACGACGTTCTGCGGCTGGCCGAGGCGCAGCAGCAGACGCTCGATCTCGAAGTCGGGCTCGAAGCTGTACGACAGACGTCGCGGGCGAGCGAGATCGGGCCCGAGCTTGCGCTGCAGCAGGTTGCGGTCCTGCCAGAAGAGCGCGCCGAACATCGTCAGGAGCCCGATGCCCGCGGTCGGCGGCTCGCCGTCATAGTAGTCGCCGCCGTTCCAGCGCGGGTCGCGCATGATCGCCTCGCGGCCGATCAGCGACAGCGCCACCGTGTGCACGGACGCGCGCGGCGTCGCGCTGATCACGATCGCGTTGGCGACGCGCTCGGGCTTGCTCGCCATCCACGTCCTGCGGCGTCAAGCGCAAAAGGCTCCACAGGTCGCTGGTCGAGAAGTTGCCGATCCGACGCAGATCGTCGCGCACTGCGGGCGGCAGCGCGTCCCAGCGCGGCAGGTCCTCGCGCCGCAGCGGCTGCGAGGTCGCGAGCAGCAGCAGGTCGGGCTCCTCGTCGCCGTGCGCGAAGCCGTAGACGTAGGGGAACTCGCTGCGCACCGCGGCGAGGATCGACGCCAGATCCTCGGGCGGCATGGCGTAGAGCTGCACCCACTGCAGCAGGCGTCCGCCCTCGCGCAGCGACGCGCGCGCGATGGCGAAGAACTCGCGCGTGAAGAGGTTCGAGACGCCGGTCATCCAGGGGTTCGAGGGCTCGGAGACGACGACGTCGTACGTGCCCGGGTGGGCCGCGAGGTGCGCGCGTCCGTCGTCGAGGAAGACGTGCACGCGCGGGTCGTCGAGCGGGCGTCCGCTCTCGTTCGCGAAGAAGCGCTCGGCTTCGAGGATCGCGGGCTCGATCTCGACGACGTCGAGCCGCTCCACCGGATGGCGCGCAACCGACCCGGCGGTGACGCCGGATGCGTAGCCGATCACGACGACGCGCTTCGCCGGCGGTCCGAAGAGCAGCGGCAGCTCGCCGAGCAGCACCTGCGTCGACATGTCGCCGCGGTTCGAGGCGTCGGCCTTGCCGTTGACGCGCAGCTCGATGCCGCCCTGCTCGCGGTGCACGGACACCGTGCTGCTCGTGCCGTCGCGGTAGTAGAGGATCTCGTTCTGCGGCACGCCCTCGAGCGGCACGTCCGGTAGCCCGAAGTCGAGCACCAGCTCGGGCCCGCGGAACGCGCCGCGCGTGAGCGCGGTGGCGTCGAACGGCAGCGGCACGAGGAGCAGCGCGAGCGCGCCGGCGAGCGCCGCGACGCCGAGCGGACGCGCGAGCGACGTGCGCGCCGCGCCTTGCGCGGGCGCGGCTTCTTCACTGCGCCGCGACAGCAGCACGACGCCCGCCGTCGCGAGGTTGATCGCGGAGGCGAGCGCGAGCGTGCCGCGCAGCCCGATCGTCGGCACGAGCACGAATCCCGCGGCGAAGGCGCCCGCCGCGGAGCCGAGCGTGTTCGCGAAGTACACGCGGCCGACGGCCGCGCCCGTCGTCGGTGCGGTCTCGGCGACGAGCCGCGTGATCAGCGGGAAGAGCGCGCCGAGCACGAGCGTCGCCGGGAGCTGCACGACCACGCAGAGCAGCACCTGCAGCACGACGAGCCGCGTGCCGATCGGGCCGGTCGTGCGCATCAGCTCGAGGAACGCAGCCGGCAGCAACGGCAGCACGAGCATCACCGCGAGCGACACCACGCCGAGCACCGCGAGCCCGCCGGCGAGCAGCGCCGCTGGCTTGCGCGTCCGGTCGACGATGCGGCGCGCGGCGAGGCTGCCGAGCGCGATGCCGGCGAGGAACGCGCCGAGCATGGCCGAGAAGGCGTAGATCGACGAGCCGAGGACGAGCGCCAGCGCGCGCGTCCAGCAGACCTCGTAGACCAGCGCCGTGAAGCCGACGGTGGCGTACGCGGCGAGGAGCAGCGCTGCGGGTTGCGTGACGCTCGCGGCGCGTGACGCGTCCGCGGCTGGTGCCGCGGCGGTTCGCTCTGCCGCGGCTGGCGCGGCGACGTCGGACGCGGCGGCCGGCGTCGCGGTCGCCTCGCCGACGGGCACGCGGCGCGCGAGCGTCGCGAGCGCCAGCACGCCGACCGCGACGTCGAGCAGCGCGCCGAGCGCGTTCGAGCGCCAGAGCCCGAGCAGCGGAAAGAGCACGAAGGCCGTCGCGAACACGCCCGCGACCGCGCCGAGCGTGTTGACGCCGTAGAGCACGGCGGTGCGCTCGCCGATGCGCGGGTCGTCGCGCGTGACCGCGCTCACCAGGATCGGCAGCGTCGCGCCCATCAGCACCGTCGGCACGAGCAGCACGGCGAGCGCGAGCGCGAAGCGTCCGAGGACGAGCGGCCAGAAGCCGAGTCCGCCGAGCCAGCCGCGTGCGAGCGTTCCGACGCCGTCAAGCACAAGCGGCACCGCGAGCGCGAACAGACCGATCACGATCTCGATCCAGGCGTAGGCGCGGATGCCGTTGCGGATCCGGTGCGCGACCCGTCCGCCCGCGAGCCCGCCGAGCCCGAGTCCGAGCATGTAGGCGACGAGGATCGTGCTCGCGGCGAGCGTCGTCGATCCGAAGAGCAGTCGCAGCTCGCGCGTCCACACCACCTCGAGCACGAGGCTTGCGAGTCCGGAGAGAAAGAAGAACGAGCCGAGGAGCAGCAGG
This region includes:
- a CDS encoding fused MFS/spermidine synthase; the protein is MTPRPLLLLGSFFFLSGLASLVLEVVWTRELRLLFGSTTLAASTILVAYMLGLGLGGLAGGRVAHRIRNGIRAYAWIEIVIGLFALAVPLVLDGVGTLARGWLGGLGFWPLVLGRFALALAVLLVPTVLMGATLPILVSAVTRDDPRIGERTAVLYGVNTLGAVAGVFATAFVLFPLLGLWRSNALGALLDVAVGVLALATLARRVPVGEATATPAAASDVAAPAAAERTAAAPAADASRAASVTQPAALLLAAYATVGFTALVYEVCWTRALALVLGSSIYAFSAMLGAFLAGIALGSLAARRIVDRTRKPAALLAGGLAVLGVVSLAVMLVLPLLPAAFLELMRTTGPIGTRLVVLQVLLCVVVQLPATLVLGALFPLITRLVAETAPTTGAAVGRVYFANTLGSAAGAFAAGFVLVPTIGLRGTLALASAINLATAGVVLLSRRSEEAAPAQGAARTSLARPLGVAALAGALALLLVPLPFDATALTRGAFRGPELVLDFGLPDVPLEGVPQNEILYYRDGTSSTVSVHREQGGIELRVNGKADASNRGDMSTQVLLGELPLLFGPPAKRVVVIGYASGVTAGSVARHPVERLDVVEIEPAILEAERFFANESGRPLDDPRVHVFLDDGRAHLAAHPGTYDVVVSEPSNPWMTGVSNLFTREFFAIARASLREGGRLLQWVQLYAMPPEDLASILAAVRSEFPYVYGFAHGDEEPDLLLLATSQPLRREDLPRWDALPPAVRDDLRRIGNFSTSDLWSLLRLTPQDVDGEQARARRQRDRDQRDAARVRAHGGAVADRPRGDHARPALERRRLL